One window of the Runella slithyformis DSM 19594 genome contains the following:
- a CDS encoding GMC oxidoreductase, protein MNLNIKANKNNTFDAIVVGSGMSGGFAAKELTERGLKVLMIERGFEIKHIEGYGTAMKQPWEIEHRGKTTNISAEERWANSRFWGLGSEEVVNHLTNDKENPYIEKRPFDWIRAYHTGGKSMHWGRQSYRWNKQDFEANAKEGIGIDWPIRYEDLASWYTHVEKFVGVSGQKEGLDVLPDGHFLPAMPLFAPEAHFKNKMFEKFNRPVTVGRVANLTQPQDIHTSLGRASCQYRNKCQRGCPYGGYYSSLSGAIPAAMRTNRLSILHDSIVAEILYDEQKKRAGGVRIINQNTLQTEEYFAKIIFLNAGSINTAALMLNSKSNRFQNGFGNDSDQVGRNLMDHQLGSGATATIDGFEDDYVFGQRPNAMYIPRFRNWGNDKQTAYLRGFGYQGGASREGWNRGVNADGFGADFKQGLTKPGAWTISIGGFGEILPDPANRIYLDAEKKDKWGIPMIVTDAAFVENDWAMRKDIIASAVEMLETAGFKNVTPYDRPTHMGLGIHDMGTARMGRDPKTSVLNAFNQVHDCKNVFVTDGAAMTSSSCVNPSITYMALTARAADFAVKALKKKDL, encoded by the coding sequence ATGAATTTGAATATCAAAGCAAATAAAAATAATACGTTTGATGCCATCGTCGTCGGCTCGGGTATGTCGGGTGGTTTTGCGGCAAAGGAATTAACCGAAAGAGGACTGAAAGTATTAATGATTGAGCGTGGGTTCGAAATCAAACACATTGAGGGGTACGGCACCGCCATGAAACAACCTTGGGAAATCGAACACCGGGGTAAAACCACCAACATTTCGGCCGAAGAACGTTGGGCAAACAGCCGATTTTGGGGGCTCGGAAGTGAAGAGGTGGTGAATCATTTAACGAACGATAAAGAAAATCCCTACATCGAAAAACGCCCTTTTGACTGGATTCGGGCCTATCACACCGGCGGAAAATCAATGCACTGGGGGCGTCAGTCGTACCGTTGGAATAAACAGGATTTTGAAGCCAATGCCAAAGAAGGCATTGGAATTGACTGGCCCATTCGCTACGAAGACTTAGCGTCGTGGTACACGCACGTAGAGAAATTTGTAGGTGTATCCGGTCAGAAAGAGGGTTTAGACGTATTGCCTGACGGTCATTTCCTGCCGGCAATGCCTTTGTTTGCGCCGGAAGCTCATTTCAAAAATAAGATGTTTGAAAAATTCAACCGTCCTGTGACGGTCGGTCGCGTAGCAAACCTTACTCAACCTCAAGATATTCATACCTCTTTGGGTCGGGCCTCTTGCCAATACCGTAATAAATGCCAAAGAGGTTGTCCGTATGGAGGGTATTATAGCTCATTGTCCGGCGCCATTCCGGCGGCGATGCGAACCAACCGGTTGAGTATTCTGCACGATTCAATAGTAGCCGAAATCCTCTACGATGAGCAAAAAAAACGCGCCGGCGGGGTCAGGATCATCAATCAGAATACCCTACAGACCGAAGAGTATTTTGCTAAAATTATCTTCCTGAACGCGGGCTCTATCAACACAGCCGCTTTGATGTTGAATTCAAAATCGAATCGTTTTCAGAATGGCTTCGGAAACGACAGTGACCAAGTAGGCAGAAATCTGATGGACCACCAATTGGGTTCGGGTGCCACGGCGACTATTGACGGTTTTGAAGATGATTATGTTTTCGGACAACGCCCCAATGCGATGTATATTCCACGTTTCCGCAATTGGGGCAATGATAAGCAAACAGCGTACCTCAGAGGTTTTGGGTATCAGGGCGGGGCAAGTCGTGAAGGGTGGAACAGAGGGGTAAATGCCGACGGTTTCGGCGCTGATTTTAAGCAGGGATTAACCAAACCCGGGGCCTGGACAATCAGTATCGGTGGGTTTGGCGAAATTTTGCCTGATCCTGCCAATAGAATATACCTTGACGCGGAGAAAAAAGACAAGTGGGGGATTCCGATGATCGTTACGGATGCCGCATTTGTTGAAAATGATTGGGCAATGCGTAAAGACATTATAGCATCGGCCGTTGAAATGCTCGAAACGGCAGGCTTTAAAAATGTGACACCTTATGACCGCCCAACGCACATGGGCTTGGGCATCCATGATATGGGAACCGCCCGTATGGGTCGTGACCCTAAAACTTCGGTGCTGAATGCTTTCAATCAAGTACACGATTGCAAAAACGTATTCGTAACCGATGGCGCTGCGATGACATCGTCTTCCTGTGTGAATCCATCCATTACGTACATGGCCCTCACCGCCCGTGCGGCAGATTTTGCGGTGAAAGCATTGAAGAAAAAAGACCTTTGA
- a CDS encoding gluconate 2-dehydrogenase subunit 3 family protein has translation MNRREVVKNVALMLGGVFSAPTLMAMDNWENAAKPNGKGAAFSLTETQQKIVAEIAEMIIPKTGTADGASPGAKDVGVPAFIEMMLNDCYKAPEHQSFMEGLVSMERVRFLELNADERRGVLKLLEQEAKKIAGKTPPFWRLIKELTLLGYFTSEAGLKASFDYVQIPGKLELIKLKPNQKAYAY, from the coding sequence ATGAATAGACGAGAGGTCGTAAAAAATGTAGCCTTGATGTTGGGAGGGGTATTCTCTGCCCCCACACTCATGGCGATGGATAATTGGGAAAACGCGGCAAAACCCAATGGCAAGGGTGCCGCTTTTAGCCTAACCGAAACGCAACAAAAGATTGTCGCGGAAATTGCCGAAATGATCATTCCGAAAACAGGTACAGCGGACGGCGCTTCGCCCGGGGCAAAAGACGTTGGTGTACCGGCATTTATCGAAATGATGTTGAACGATTGTTATAAAGCTCCCGAGCATCAGAGTTTTATGGAAGGCTTGGTATCCATGGAACGGGTGAGGTTTTTGGAACTGAATGCGGATGAAAGAAGAGGCGTTCTGAAATTGCTCGAACAGGAAGCTAAGAAAATTGCCGGCAAAACACCTCCGTTTTGGCGATTGATAAAAGAGCTGACCCTATTGGGCTATTTCACCTCAGAAGCCGGCCTGAAGGCTTCTTTTGACTATGTACAAATTCCCGGTAAACTCGAATTGATTAAGCTGAAACCTAATCAAAAAGCATACGCTTATTGA
- a CDS encoding DUF3237 domain-containing protein: protein MELEFAFELRVEVSAIQVMGDTPKGNRRMIPITGGTFEGKNIKGKVQPGGYDWQIIRTDGVAELDARYVLVTDDGALITIINQGLRHGAPEVMQRLAVGKDVNPSEYYFRSIPIFETVDPKYVWLTRSVFVATGVRKPDKVLIQVYRVI, encoded by the coding sequence ATGGAATTGGAATTTGCTTTTGAGTTACGGGTAGAAGTGTCGGCAATACAGGTCATGGGCGATACGCCCAAGGGAAACCGCCGAATGATTCCGATAACCGGCGGAACGTTTGAAGGAAAAAATATCAAAGGGAAAGTACAACCCGGTGGGTATGACTGGCAAATCATCCGTACCGACGGCGTGGCTGAATTGGATGCCCGTTATGTATTGGTCACCGATGATGGTGCTTTGATAACAATTATCAATCAGGGACTTCGACACGGAGCCCCTGAAGTGATGCAGCGGTTGGCGGTAGGGAAAGATGTAAATCCTTCCGAATATTATTTTCGCTCCATCCCTATTTTCGAAACCGTTGACCCTAAATATGTCTGGCTGACCCGGTCGGTTTTTGTAGCCACGGGTGTTCGCAAACCCGACAAAGTGCTGATTCAGGTGTACAGGGTTATCTAA
- a CDS encoding flavin-dependent oxidoreductase, translated as MKIIIIGGGIGGLTTALCLHKAGFEVKVFESVREVKPLGVGINTLPHSVRVLTNLGLQDIIAQNAIETTDLAYFNKFGQPFWSEPRGRFAGYKWPQFSVHRGTLQMILFEEAKRVLGADAIVANHHLGSFEQNEKEVIAHFVNRETGEPMHTETGEVLIGADGINSVVRQQLYPNEGPPVYSENVLYRGTTRMKPFLNGTTMVMIGHMGQKMVVYPIDPTPDENGDYLINWVGNLREGKSKLTARDWNREADKARLVDIYKEWTFDWLNVPAMIDGAKAVYEFPMSDRNPLDRWTFGRATLLGDAAHPMYPIGSNGASQAILDADYLTECLLKYNNPLEALEAYDRERVPAAAKVVLQNRAKGPDQIMDRMEERFPNGFSEEEIPHAELEEVMDHYKKVAGFDVQTLNKKG; from the coding sequence ATGAAAATTATCATTATCGGAGGCGGAATCGGAGGGCTCACCACGGCGCTGTGCCTTCATAAAGCAGGCTTTGAAGTCAAAGTATTTGAATCGGTCAGGGAAGTAAAACCGTTAGGCGTGGGCATCAATACCCTGCCTCATTCTGTACGGGTGCTGACCAACCTCGGTTTGCAGGATATCATTGCTCAAAATGCCATTGAAACTACCGATCTGGCGTATTTTAACAAATTCGGACAGCCCTTTTGGTCCGAGCCGCGCGGGCGTTTTGCAGGCTATAAATGGCCGCAATTTTCGGTGCATCGCGGTACCCTGCAAATGATTTTGTTTGAAGAAGCCAAGCGGGTGTTGGGGGCCGATGCGATCGTGGCCAACCATCATTTGGGTTCGTTTGAACAAAATGAAAAGGAAGTCATTGCTCATTTTGTAAACCGAGAAACGGGTGAGCCGATGCACACAGAAACGGGCGAGGTGTTGATCGGGGCCGACGGAATCAACTCCGTGGTGCGTCAACAGCTGTACCCCAATGAAGGGCCGCCGGTGTATTCTGAAAACGTACTGTATCGCGGTACGACCCGCATGAAGCCTTTTCTGAACGGCACCACGATGGTCATGATCGGACATATGGGGCAAAAAATGGTGGTCTATCCCATTGATCCTACGCCCGACGAAAACGGTGACTATCTCATCAATTGGGTGGGAAACCTGCGGGAAGGAAAATCCAAACTCACCGCTCGCGACTGGAATCGGGAAGCGGACAAAGCCCGTTTGGTGGATATTTATAAGGAGTGGACGTTTGATTGGCTCAATGTACCGGCCATGATCGACGGGGCCAAAGCGGTGTATGAGTTTCCGATGTCGGACCGTAACCCACTGGATCGCTGGACATTCGGTCGGGCAACCCTGTTGGGTGATGCGGCTCATCCGATGTACCCTATCGGTTCCAACGGTGCTTCGCAGGCGATTTTAGACGCTGATTACCTGACGGAATGTTTGCTGAAATACAACAATCCGTTGGAAGCTCTGGAAGCCTACGACCGGGAGCGTGTTCCGGCGGCGGCAAAAGTCGTGTTGCAAAACCGCGCCAAAGGTCCCGACCAAATCATGGATAGGATGGAGGAGCGTTTTCCAAATGGTTTTTCGGAAGAAGAAATCCCGCACGCAGAGTTGGAAGAGGTCATGGATCATTACAAGAAAGTGGCGGGTTTTGATGTTCAAACTTTGAATAAGAAAGGGTAA
- a CDS encoding multidrug effflux MFS transporter has translation MTKKQERTIILLLGALQGIGPFSTDMYLAAFPSIAADLKVSIAQVAYSMSSYFVGICLGQLLNGPLIDRFGRKVPLLLMLGVYTLASVGCTMVTSVEGLIMLRFFQAIGGSMGMVANRAIVRDVFPADRLAHVFSTMTLVMGVAPIIAPTVGGFVVVSFGWRAIFWVLAGFAFFVTLLVYFLLSESKGKDRSISLKPQAVMADFYSILRNPSFLAYTIVGAMNTAGIFTFISNAPFVYMELLGVSEQTFGWIFGLNAVFFVVGSQLNRWLLKYYSSQTVALYGLLVQAVMGVALVACVILNQLSIPILVALVGFYSLCLGMIGANAIALAIRPFTKNTGSATALMGSFQMGAGAVASAVCSYFYDGTAKPMVIVMTGVAFIGLLAIWAGSYRKPVTA, from the coding sequence ATGACCAAAAAACAGGAACGTACCATCATTCTTCTCTTGGGGGCATTGCAGGGCATCGGGCCGTTTTCGACCGATATGTACTTGGCTGCCTTTCCGAGTATTGCGGCTGATTTAAAGGTGTCTATTGCGCAGGTGGCCTACTCCATGAGTAGTTATTTTGTGGGGATTTGCCTCGGGCAATTGCTGAATGGCCCGCTGATTGACCGTTTTGGTCGAAAAGTTCCGCTCTTGCTTATGCTTGGAGTGTATACCCTGGCAAGCGTGGGATGCACCATGGTTACGTCGGTCGAAGGACTGATCATGCTGCGTTTCTTTCAGGCCATTGGCGGTAGCATGGGGATGGTGGCAAACCGGGCCATAGTCCGAGACGTATTTCCTGCCGATCGCCTGGCGCATGTATTCTCGACCATGACCCTCGTGATGGGCGTTGCTCCCATCATCGCCCCGACCGTGGGAGGGTTTGTGGTCGTGAGTTTTGGCTGGCGGGCCATCTTCTGGGTATTGGCGGGGTTTGCCTTTTTTGTGACGTTACTGGTGTATTTTCTGCTTTCCGAATCCAAGGGCAAAGACCGCAGTATTTCGCTGAAACCTCAGGCCGTCATGGCTGATTTTTATTCCATCCTTCGCAATCCTTCGTTTCTCGCCTATACCATTGTAGGGGCCATGAATACGGCGGGGATTTTTACGTTTATTTCCAATGCGCCTTTTGTATACATGGAACTTTTAGGGGTAAGCGAACAAACGTTTGGGTGGATTTTTGGCCTAAATGCCGTTTTTTTTGTCGTAGGGAGCCAGTTAAACCGCTGGTTATTAAAGTATTATTCCAGTCAAACGGTTGCTTTGTACGGGCTTCTTGTACAAGCCGTTATGGGAGTGGCCCTGGTGGCCTGTGTCATCTTAAATCAACTTTCAATACCGATATTGGTGGCATTGGTCGGATTCTATTCGCTATGTTTGGGAATGATCGGAGCCAATGCGATAGCGTTGGCTATTCGCCCGTTCACTAAAAATACAGGCTCGGCTACGGCGCTTATGGGCAGTTTTCAGATGGGCGCAGGCGCGGTGGCCTCGGCAGTATGCAGTTATTTTTATGACGGTACGGCCAAACCGATGGTCATCGTGATGACGGGCGTGGCTTTTATCGGCCTGTTGGCGATATGGGCAGGTTCTTACCGCAAGCCGGTAACTGCATAA
- the pcaF gene encoding 3-oxoadipyl-CoA thiolase — MKDSFIIDAVRTPIGNFGGSLSPVRADDLAALPIIELLKRNPSIPPDVIEDVILGCHNQAGEDNRNVARMALLLAGLPHTVPGETVNRLCSSGMSAVIHANRAIKAGDGDVLIAGGMEHMTRGPWVISKTSKPFGNDAQMFDSSFGWRFINPKMQKMYGTDAMGVTAENLAEMYSISREDQDLFAYHSQQKAFAAQQNGVLAEEIVPVELVDKKGTVTVFANDEFIKGGTTLEKLAQLKPAFKKEGGTVTAGNASGLNDGAAAMFIASEEGVKKYNLTPKARIVSSGVVGVEPRIMGIGPVTASQKALQKASLTLDDMDVIEFNEAFAAQCLAVSRNLGLADNDPRINPNGGAIALGHPLGMSGTRIIQAAVNELIRKNKRYALASMCVGVGMGYAVVIERV, encoded by the coding sequence ATGAAAGACTCCTTCATCATAGATGCCGTTCGCACGCCCATCGGCAATTTCGGCGGAAGTTTATCGCCCGTTCGGGCCGATGATTTGGCGGCGCTGCCCATTATCGAACTCCTCAAACGCAATCCTTCCATCCCTCCGGATGTCATCGAAGACGTGATCTTGGGGTGTCATAACCAAGCGGGAGAAGACAACCGCAACGTGGCTCGTATGGCACTGTTGCTGGCAGGACTGCCCCATACCGTTCCGGGCGAAACCGTCAACCGGCTGTGCTCTTCGGGGATGTCGGCGGTGATTCATGCCAACAGAGCGATAAAGGCAGGGGATGGCGATGTGCTGATCGCGGGCGGAATGGAGCACATGACCCGCGGACCGTGGGTGATTTCCAAAACGTCCAAGCCGTTCGGCAACGATGCGCAGATGTTTGATTCAAGCTTTGGCTGGCGATTTATCAACCCCAAAATGCAGAAGATGTACGGCACGGATGCCATGGGTGTAACGGCCGAAAACCTGGCCGAAATGTACAGCATCAGCCGCGAAGACCAAGACCTTTTTGCGTACCATTCGCAGCAAAAAGCCTTTGCCGCGCAGCAAAACGGTGTATTGGCCGAAGAAATTGTTCCCGTAGAATTGGTTGACAAAAAAGGAACTGTAACGGTTTTTGCCAATGATGAATTTATCAAAGGAGGCACAACGCTTGAAAAATTGGCCCAACTCAAACCCGCCTTCAAAAAAGAAGGAGGCACCGTGACGGCAGGAAATGCCTCGGGCCTCAACGATGGCGCAGCCGCGATGTTCATTGCTTCCGAAGAAGGAGTGAAAAAATATAATTTGACCCCCAAAGCCCGTATCGTCAGCTCGGGCGTAGTAGGCGTGGAGCCTCGTATCATGGGCATCGGCCCCGTCACGGCTTCTCAAAAAGCACTCCAAAAAGCAAGCCTGACACTGGACGATATGGATGTGATCGAATTCAACGAAGCGTTTGCGGCTCAATGTCTGGCCGTTTCAAGGAATTTAGGTTTGGCTGATAATGACCCCAGAATCAATCCCAACGGAGGAGCCATTGCCTTAGGCCATCCGTTAGGCATGTCGGGGACACGGATTATTCAGGCGGCCGTCAATGAATTGATTCGGAAAAACAAACGCTACGCGCTCGCGTCCATGTGTGTAGGCGTGGGAATGGGCTATGCAGTAGTGATTGAGCGAGTGTAA
- a CDS encoding ATP-binding protein gives MVIQRRIEEEFRKKLVAGKVNLLVGARRVGKTFLLKKIIQSIDEPYLWLNGDDESTHTLLAERSLQNYKRLTSGISILIIDEAQMIQDIGLKLKIIVDEFPHLKIIASGSSAYALSYKVGEPLVGRAHWHRLYPIAQTELQHYENYLETIRNLEERLIYGSYPEIFQIENFIEKERYIKEILDSYLFKDLLTFDEIRNSNKIRNLLKLIAFQIGKEISYEELGKQLGMSKNTVEKYLDLLSKVFVVYRVGGYSKNLRKEVSKSSRWYFYDNGVRNALIDNFNPISLRNDIGELWENYLMTERLKKNEYERKYKEIYFWRTYDQQEIDCIEVKNLELEAYEFKWGNRNVKVPKAFAEAYPEAKFEVITKENYLDFIQ, from the coding sequence ATGGTCATTCAAAGACGCATCGAAGAAGAATTCCGAAAGAAGTTAGTGGCAGGGAAAGTTAATCTCTTAGTAGGAGCAAGAAGAGTTGGTAAAACTTTTTTGTTGAAGAAGATAATTCAAAGTATAGATGAACCCTATCTATGGCTAAACGGGGATGATGAATCAACGCACACTTTACTGGCAGAAAGGAGCCTTCAAAATTATAAGAGGCTAACTTCAGGAATCAGTATTTTGATCATTGACGAGGCTCAAATGATTCAGGATATTGGCTTGAAATTGAAAATAATAGTGGATGAATTTCCTCATCTTAAAATTATTGCATCAGGGTCTTCGGCCTATGCGTTGAGTTATAAAGTAGGCGAGCCCTTGGTCGGCAGAGCACATTGGCATAGATTATACCCCATTGCCCAAACAGAATTACAACATTATGAAAATTATTTGGAAACCATCCGGAATCTTGAAGAAAGGCTCATTTACGGGAGTTATCCGGAAATTTTTCAGATAGAAAATTTTATAGAAAAGGAGAGATACATAAAAGAGATATTGGATAGCTACCTTTTCAAAGATTTGCTCACTTTTGATGAGATTCGGAACTCAAATAAAATCAGGAATTTACTGAAACTCATTGCTTTTCAAATAGGAAAAGAAATTTCGTACGAAGAATTGGGAAAGCAGTTAGGAATGAGCAAAAACACGGTAGAAAAATATTTGGATTTATTGAGTAAGGTATTTGTAGTGTATCGAGTTGGAGGATATAGTAAAAATTTGAGAAAAGAAGTTTCAAAATCATCTCGCTGGTATTTTTATGACAATGGTGTCAGAAATGCCTTGATTGATAATTTTAATCCAATAAGCCTCCGAAATGATATTGGTGAATTGTGGGAAAACTATCTAATGACAGAAAGGCTCAAAAAAAATGAATACGAAAGAAAGTACAAAGAAATTTATTTCTGGCGTACCTACGACCAACAGGAAATAGATTGTATTGAAGTAAAAAATTTAGAATTGGAAGCGTATGAATTTAAGTGGGGAAATAGGAACGTCAAGGTCCCCAAAGCATTTGCCGAAGCCTATCCCGAGGCCAAATTTGAGGTAATTACCAAAGAAAACTATTTAGATTTTATTCAATGA
- a CDS encoding 3-oxoacid CoA-transferase, translating into MKQVPIIDLHTAAAMVKDGDTLLQGGFGMTGNPVHLMHALAEIGTKNLTFIGNNTGEPGLGGGRLLRNGQLKKMIGSFFTSNPDAVKAAQSGAVEYELLPQGTLAEALRAGGAGIGGFYTPTSAGTLIAQGRETKIIDGEEQVFIKALRGNVAFIRAWRADTAGNLQYRMTENNFNKAMATAADLVIVEVEEIVPVGEIAPEHVHTPGCFVDYLVEAKITLEDLGSSASVSSSKKVDESRMNMAKRALAELKKGDVVNLGIGIPTLVADLITPQHGIILHTENGMLGVGPVPTDGGGAMDYPVNAGKIPVTALPGSSYFDSADSFAMIRGKHIDVAIMGGLEVDEAANLANWAVPGKPLLGVGGAMDLAKGAKKLIITMTHTNPDGSSKIVPDCVLPLTASNVVDMVITELAVFAYPNGKLTLIELMPNATLEEVKAKTSAAFEMGIK; encoded by the coding sequence ATGAAACAAGTACCTATCATAGACTTACACACCGCCGCCGCTATGGTCAAAGACGGCGATACGCTCCTGCAGGGCGGATTCGGTATGACGGGCAATCCCGTTCACCTCATGCACGCGCTCGCCGAAATCGGCACTAAAAACCTCACGTTTATCGGTAACAATACAGGAGAACCGGGCTTGGGCGGCGGGCGCCTGCTGCGCAACGGACAACTCAAAAAAATGATCGGCTCGTTTTTTACCTCCAATCCGGATGCCGTCAAAGCGGCTCAGTCGGGGGCGGTGGAATATGAATTGCTGCCGCAGGGTACGCTTGCCGAAGCCCTCCGTGCGGGCGGTGCCGGTATCGGCGGATTTTATACGCCCACGTCGGCCGGAACGCTCATTGCGCAGGGACGGGAAACCAAGATCATTGACGGCGAAGAGCAGGTATTTATCAAAGCATTGCGGGGAAATGTGGCGTTTATTCGGGCGTGGCGGGCAGATACCGCAGGAAATTTGCAGTACCGCATGACCGAAAATAACTTCAACAAAGCCATGGCGACCGCTGCCGATCTGGTGATCGTTGAAGTGGAAGAGATAGTGCCCGTGGGTGAGATAGCCCCCGAACACGTTCATACGCCGGGCTGTTTTGTGGATTATTTGGTAGAGGCGAAAATTACCCTTGAAGACTTAGGCTCGTCGGCATCGGTGAGTTCCTCCAAAAAAGTGGATGAATCGCGGATGAATATGGCCAAGCGGGCATTGGCCGAATTGAAAAAAGGCGATGTCGTAAACCTGGGCATCGGTATCCCGACGCTCGTAGCAGATTTGATCACGCCCCAACACGGCATTATTCTCCACACCGAAAACGGGATGTTGGGCGTAGGTCCCGTTCCGACGGATGGTGGCGGCGCGATGGATTATCCCGTCAACGCGGGTAAAATCCCCGTTACGGCCTTGCCCGGCAGCAGTTATTTCGACAGCGCTGACAGCTTCGCCATGATTCGCGGCAAGCACATCGACGTGGCCATTATGGGCGGTTTGGAGGTAGACGAGGCGGCAAATCTGGCCAACTGGGCCGTGCCCGGTAAGCCGCTTTTGGGCGTAGGCGGCGCGATGGACCTGGCCAAAGGCGCGAAGAAATTGATCATTACCATGACCCACACCAACCCTGACGGCTCATCGAAGATCGTTCCTGATTGTGTTCTTCCGCTTACGGCTTCTAATGTAGTGGATATGGTCATTACCGAACTGGCGGTTTTTGCCTATCCCAACGGAAAACTGACCTTGATCGAACTCATGCCGAATGCCACGTTGGAAGAAGTAAAAGCCAAAACGAGTGCGGCGTTTGAAATGGGTATTAAATAG
- a CDS encoding HNH endonuclease: MQKANGCCEYCLQSNEFSFIPHQIDHIISIKHGGQTTPDNLAYACFSCNNAKGSDIGTILLPDKTFIRLFNPREDVWQDHFEMENGVIYAKSDIGKATVKVLNLNDINRIIERVT, encoded by the coding sequence ATGCAAAAAGCTAACGGCTGTTGTGAATACTGTCTTCAAAGCAATGAATTTTCTTTTATCCCTCATCAAATTGACCATATTATCAGTATTAAGCATGGCGGACAAACAACTCCTGATAATTTAGCTTACGCCTGTTTTTCCTGTAACAATGCCAAAGGCAGCGACATCGGGACCATTTTACTCCCCGATAAAACCTTTATTCGACTTTTTAATCCCCGAGAGGATGTTTGGCAAGACCATTTTGAAATGGAAAACGGAGTTATTTATGCCAAATCAGACATCGGGAAGGCCACTGTCAAAGTATTGAATCTCAATGACATAAACAGAATCATTGAACGTGTTACCTAA
- a CDS encoding 4-hydroxybenzoate 3-monooxygenase has product MKKIKTQVGIIGAGPAGLTLAHWLKKRGIASVILENRSREYVESRVRAGLLEQNTVDIYKHLGLADRLVKEGQEHHGVYLSFDGNRIRVPFGELTNGRNITIYGQQEVVKDLTDAWLAGGEQLYFEASATKIEDFDTPNPKIHFEHAGEAGIIECDFVAACDGFHGVGRKTLPKNVFNEFSITYPFSWLGILAHVAPSSEELIYAYHENGFALHSLRSEKVSRLYIQVENDDRVENWSDDRIWEELSIRLGTEGWTLNSGPIFEKSITPMRSFFTDNMQSGRLFLAGDAAHIVPPTGGKGLNLAVADVKHLVDGFVEFYKNNSLKQLDNYSTIALKRIWRAQDFSNFMTTLFHKQDAHGSFQYHLQKAKFDYITLSKAYAATIAENYVGLPFEVFE; this is encoded by the coding sequence ATGAAAAAGATCAAAACCCAAGTAGGTATCATTGGAGCCGGCCCGGCGGGATTAACGCTGGCGCATTGGCTCAAAAAACGCGGTATTGCATCGGTCATCCTTGAAAACCGCAGCCGTGAGTATGTAGAGTCGCGCGTAAGGGCCGGTTTGCTCGAGCAAAATACCGTTGATATTTACAAACACTTAGGCTTGGCCGATCGCCTGGTGAAAGAAGGGCAGGAACACCACGGGGTATATTTGAGTTTTGACGGTAATCGCATTCGGGTGCCTTTCGGCGAACTGACCAACGGCCGCAATATCACGATCTACGGCCAGCAGGAAGTGGTCAAAGACCTGACCGATGCGTGGTTGGCAGGAGGCGAGCAGCTGTACTTTGAGGCGTCTGCCACCAAAATCGAGGATTTTGACACCCCGAACCCTAAAATACATTTCGAACACGCAGGCGAAGCGGGAATCATTGAATGTGATTTTGTAGCGGCCTGTGACGGCTTTCACGGCGTAGGTCGGAAAACGCTGCCCAAAAATGTATTCAATGAATTTTCGATTACCTATCCTTTCAGTTGGTTAGGAATTCTGGCCCATGTAGCGCCGTCGTCCGAGGAGTTGATCTATGCCTACCATGAAAATGGATTTGCGTTGCACAGCCTTCGTTCGGAGAAAGTGAGCCGCCTGTACATTCAGGTAGAAAACGACGACCGCGTAGAAAATTGGTCTGACGATCGGATCTGGGAAGAACTTTCCATTCGTTTGGGCACCGAAGGCTGGACACTGAACTCCGGGCCGATCTTTGAGAAAAGCATCACGCCGATGCGCAGCTTTTTTACGGATAACATGCAATCCGGGCGCTTGTTTTTGGCGGGAGATGCTGCGCACATTGTGCCTCCCACGGGCGGGAAAGGCTTAAATCTGGCCGTAGCGGATGTGAAGCACCTGGTGGATGGATTCGTGGAGTTTTACAAAAACAATTCCCTGAAGCAGTTGGATAATTATTCGACCATTGCCCTCAAACGCATCTGGCGCGCGCAGGATTTCTCCAACTTTATGACCACGCTTTTCCACAAGCAGGACGCCCACGGGTCGTTTCAATACCATTTACAAAAAGCCAAGTTTGACTATATTACCCTCTCAAAAGCGTATGCCGCCACGATTGCCGAAAATTACGTAGGCTTGCCTTTTGAGGTATTTGAGTAA